One stretch of Natronobacterium gregoryi SP2 DNA includes these proteins:
- a CDS encoding glutamate--cysteine ligase: MERGSPDSFTRMGTLGIEEECFVVDEHGRPTSGTDELVYEHDPPEILENRLDHELFKFVVETQTPLIEDPDDAREALRDIRRALLAHAHEHGYDVAAAGLHPFARWRELEHAEKSRYRSQLDRIQYPQHRNTTAGLHVHVGVDDADKAVWIANELRWYVSIMLALSANSPFWNGFDTGLQSARAKIFEGLPNTGMPTYFEDFEAFDRFERRMLETDSINDRGELWYDVRPHTAHGTVEIRTPDGQADPDVVMAFVEYSHALVEALAEEYEDGAPGYGREHRRELLDEQKWRAIRHGHDARLLDREMEGTVDLGELVDRECERLGIDGIKTIYERESGAERQRRLLEEEGPDALCESLLLEAE, from the coding sequence ATGGAACGCGGGTCGCCGGATTCGTTTACGCGTATGGGCACGTTGGGGATCGAAGAGGAGTGTTTCGTCGTCGACGAGCACGGCCGTCCCACGAGCGGTACCGACGAACTCGTCTACGAACACGACCCGCCAGAGATCCTCGAGAACCGACTCGATCACGAACTGTTCAAGTTCGTCGTCGAAACCCAGACGCCCCTGATAGAAGATCCCGACGACGCCCGCGAGGCGCTGCGGGATATTCGCCGAGCACTGCTCGCTCACGCCCACGAACACGGCTACGATGTCGCTGCCGCCGGCCTCCACCCGTTCGCGCGGTGGCGCGAACTCGAGCACGCTGAGAAGTCCCGCTATCGCTCACAACTCGACCGCATCCAGTACCCACAACACCGGAACACGACTGCTGGCCTGCACGTCCACGTCGGCGTCGACGACGCCGACAAGGCCGTCTGGATCGCAAACGAGCTACGGTGGTACGTCTCGATCATGCTCGCGCTCTCCGCAAATTCACCGTTCTGGAACGGGTTCGACACCGGACTCCAGTCCGCCCGCGCGAAGATTTTCGAGGGACTGCCAAACACCGGGATGCCGACCTACTTCGAGGATTTCGAAGCGTTCGATCGGTTCGAACGGCGGATGCTCGAGACCGACTCGATCAACGACCGTGGCGAACTCTGGTACGACGTCCGGCCCCACACTGCCCACGGGACCGTCGAGATTCGGACGCCGGACGGCCAGGCAGATCCCGACGTCGTGATGGCCTTCGTCGAGTACTCTCACGCGCTCGTCGAGGCCCTAGCCGAGGAGTACGAGGACGGCGCACCGGGGTACGGACGGGAACACCGGCGCGAACTACTCGACGAACAGAAGTGGCGAGCGATCCGCCACGGTCACGACGCGCGTCTCCTCGACCGCGAGATGGAGGGGACTGTCGACCTCGGCGAACTCGTCGACCGTGAGTGCGAGCGACTGGGGATCGACGGGATCAAAACGATCTACGAACGCGAGAGTGGGGCTGAACGGCAGCGCCGACTGCTCGAAGAGGAAGGGCCAGACGCGCTGTGTGAGTCGCTGTTGCTCGAGGCAGAATAG
- a CDS encoding outer membrane protein assembly factor BamB family protein, with translation MARLHANAFERPAFTDDVAGCDSSASAMEKSRFALLERETGSTLWETTVPDPAGPPVVADGVAYAGGAHLGQPSIDVEVRDETDAEPAVEGSLPAESGTLSALDVETGDVLWQRTMGPSRGGYALAPVDDVLVVGTSDGIVVLE, from the coding sequence GTGGCTCGGTTACACGCGAACGCTTTCGAACGACCTGCCTTCACCGACGACGTCGCCGGCTGCGATAGTTCCGCGTCGGCGATGGAAAAAAGCAGGTTCGCCCTGCTCGAGCGGGAGACAGGGTCGACGCTGTGGGAGACGACGGTGCCCGACCCGGCTGGGCCCCCAGTAGTCGCCGACGGCGTCGCCTACGCCGGCGGTGCCCATCTCGGTCAGCCGTCGATCGACGTCGAAGTCCGTGACGAAACCGACGCCGAACCCGCGGTCGAAGGGAGTCTACCGGCCGAGAGCGGGACCCTGTCTGCGCTCGACGTCGAGACCGGAGACGTCCTGTGGCAGCGAACGATGGGTCCGTCCAGGGGTGGCTACGCGCTCGCGCCAGTCGACGACGTCCTCGTGGTCGGTACCAGTGACGGGATCGTCGTTCTCGAGTAA
- a CDS encoding outer membrane protein assembly factor BamB family protein, giving the protein MRDERARRGFLRTAAVVGVVGLAGCAADEEGPVPDDESPEFSLEELDDAPDSWPSFQFDPGNTGYTAASGPTGDVRARWEFPTEKAVYSSPAVVDGVVYVGSNDDSLYAIDADSGDEEWRVRTGDTVSSSPAVVDGTVYVGSHDETVYALEADDGAEEWTFQTGEMVASSPTVVDETVYVGSNDDSLYAIDADSGEESWTFETGGSVQRAPAVADGVVYAGSTDGFLYAVDAASGEEVWAFETDDWVQSRPAVADGTVYVGSNDDSLYAIDADSGDLHWQFVTEGSVTSSPAVVDDVVFVGSYDNRLYALSAAADEPEGDREPRPEHFYWYDTDFGEIRGSPAVAHNTIYVGNQSGAFVALEAETGERRFQFNAENWIASSPAVVDGVVYVGSGDGSVYALEET; this is encoded by the coding sequence ATGAGAGACGAACGTGCGCGGCGTGGGTTCTTGCGAACGGCCGCCGTCGTCGGCGTCGTCGGGTTAGCCGGCTGTGCGGCCGACGAGGAGGGACCGGTCCCCGACGACGAGTCCCCGGAGTTCTCGCTCGAGGAACTCGATGACGCGCCCGACTCGTGGCCCTCTTTTCAGTTCGACCCCGGAAACACCGGCTACACAGCAGCTTCCGGCCCGACAGGCGACGTACGGGCCCGCTGGGAGTTCCCGACAGAGAAAGCCGTCTACAGCAGTCCAGCCGTCGTCGACGGCGTCGTCTACGTCGGGAGCAACGACGACAGCCTCTACGCGATCGACGCCGACTCCGGCGACGAAGAGTGGCGCGTTCGAACCGGTGACACAGTCTCGAGCAGTCCAGCCGTCGTCGACGGAACGGTTTACGTCGGCAGTCACGACGAGACTGTCTACGCACTCGAGGCTGACGACGGAGCAGAGGAGTGGACGTTCCAGACGGGCGAGATGGTCGCGAGCAGTCCGACGGTCGTCGACGAGACGGTGTACGTCGGGAGCAACGACGACAGCCTCTACGCGATCGACGCCGACTCCGGCGAGGAGTCGTGGACGTTCGAAACGGGCGGCTCGGTACAGCGCGCGCCCGCGGTCGCCGACGGCGTCGTCTACGCCGGGAGCACCGACGGGTTCCTCTACGCGGTCGACGCCGCCTCCGGCGAGGAGGTGTGGGCGTTCGAGACCGACGACTGGGTCCAGAGCCGCCCGGCAGTCGCAGACGGGACGGTGTACGTCGGGAGCAACGACGACAGCCTCTACGCGATCGACGCCGACTCCGGCGACCTGCACTGGCAGTTCGTGACGGAGGGATCGGTGACGAGTTCACCCGCCGTCGTCGACGACGTCGTCTTCGTCGGCAGTTACGACAACCGGCTCTACGCACTCTCGGCTGCCGCCGACGAACCCGAGGGCGACCGGGAGCCACGTCCCGAGCACTTCTACTGGTACGATACCGACTTCGGCGAGATTCGAGGCAGTCCGGCCGTTGCCCACAACACCATCTACGTCGGCAACCAGAGCGGCGCATTCGTCGCACTCGAGGCCGAAACCGGCGAACGACGCTTCCAGTTCAACGCCGAAAACTGGATCGCGAGTTCTCCCGCCGTCGTCGACGGCGTCGTCTACGTCGGCAGCGGCGACGGCTCCGTCTACGCGCTCGAAGAGACCTGA
- a CDS encoding fibrillarin-like rRNA/tRNA 2'-O-methyltransferase — MSNLPDGVERRSFDGTERLATRGEPVYGEPTDGEWRAWNPDRSKLGAMLELGMDTGLEGGETVLYLGAASGTTVSHVADFAGPTYAVEFAARPARDLLDAADSRPRLFPLLADARKPEEYGHVVESDVDVVVQDVATRGQARVALENRQFLADGGRLLLAVKARSEDVTRDPSEVFTDVREELETGYEILESQRLEPYHADHLGIVARS; from the coding sequence ATGAGTAACCTTCCCGACGGCGTCGAACGCCGCTCGTTCGACGGGACCGAACGCCTCGCTACCCGCGGCGAACCGGTCTACGGCGAGCCAACCGATGGGGAGTGGCGTGCCTGGAACCCCGACCGCTCGAAGCTCGGCGCGATGCTCGAACTCGGGATGGACACCGGCCTCGAGGGCGGCGAGACAGTGCTCTACCTGGGTGCTGCAAGCGGAACGACGGTGAGCCACGTCGCCGACTTCGCGGGGCCGACCTACGCCGTCGAGTTCGCCGCGCGGCCGGCACGCGACCTGCTCGACGCTGCCGACTCCCGCCCGCGGCTCTTTCCGCTGCTCGCCGACGCCCGGAAACCCGAGGAGTACGGCCACGTCGTCGAATCCGACGTCGATGTCGTCGTCCAAGACGTCGCGACCCGCGGCCAGGCCCGGGTCGCCCTCGAGAACCGGCAGTTCCTCGCCGACGGCGGCCGACTCCTGCTGGCGGTGAAAGCCAGAAGCGAAGACGTCACGCGCGACCCCAGCGAGGTGTTTACAGACGTCCGCGAAGAACTCGAGACCGGATACGAGATTCTCGAGAGCCAGCGTCTCGAGCCCTACCACGCGGACCACCTCGGGATCGTCGCGCGGTCGTAG
- a CDS encoding NOP5/NOP56 family protein — translation MTATDPERSGWFSAVDPTDLEAAAEVVRTGSADEPRDWPALAVESGVADDAEEYYDALKEATTAAARAEVTEREGADDRQLVHAVRAMDDCERTANELAERLAEWAGTVDPDAGTGVDYARELATGERTDLEDADGQIVSLAERVADLAGEAEKLREFVERRTPTVAPNLAALAGPVLAARLISLAGGLESLAKKPSGTIQVLGAEDALFAHLRGHAPSPKHGIIYTHEAIQGTHPEHRGSAARALAGKLAIAARVDHYSGERKPELDAELADRIETIQARTADDGGENDE, via the coding sequence ATGACTGCAACTGATCCCGAGAGATCGGGCTGGTTCTCGGCCGTCGATCCGACGGACCTCGAGGCGGCGGCCGAGGTCGTCCGGACCGGCTCGGCCGACGAGCCACGTGACTGGCCGGCGCTGGCCGTCGAGTCGGGCGTCGCCGACGACGCCGAGGAGTACTACGACGCGCTGAAGGAGGCGACGACGGCGGCCGCCCGCGCCGAGGTGACCGAACGTGAGGGGGCAGACGACCGCCAGCTCGTCCACGCCGTGCGAGCGATGGACGACTGCGAGCGGACGGCCAACGAACTGGCGGAGCGACTGGCCGAGTGGGCCGGGACCGTCGACCCCGACGCCGGAACGGGGGTCGACTACGCACGCGAACTCGCGACGGGAGAGCGCACGGACCTCGAGGACGCCGACGGCCAGATCGTCTCGCTGGCCGAACGCGTCGCCGACCTCGCCGGCGAGGCCGAGAAACTCCGGGAGTTCGTCGAGCGACGCACCCCGACGGTCGCGCCGAACCTCGCTGCCCTGGCGGGTCCCGTCCTCGCCGCGCGACTGATCTCGCTTGCGGGCGGTCTCGAGTCGCTGGCGAAGAAACCCAGCGGCACGATCCAGGTGCTGGGTGCAGAGGACGCACTGTTTGCCCACCTGCGTGGTCACGCGCCCTCGCCGAAACACGGGATCATCTACACGCACGAGGCGATCCAGGGGACTCATCCCGAGCACCGCGGTTCTGCGGCGCGGGCACTGGCAGGCAAACTCGCCATCGCGGCCCGCGTCGACCACTACTCGGGCGAGCGCAAGCCCGAACTCGACGCGGAACTCGCGGATCGAATCGAGACGATCCAGGCGCGAACGGCCGACGATGGGGGTGAGAACGATGAGTAA
- a CDS encoding DoxX family protein, producing the protein MTTETVSERVQTYRRRFDEIDARIAAWMDRWGIPVLRVAVAIVFVWFGALKVFDASPAAELVAATVYLVPPELFIPVLGVWEILIGLSLLYRPLVRVGIFLLFLQLPGTFLPIVLLPGVVFTIFPYGLTVEGQYIVKNLVIIGAALVIGSTVRSDLE; encoded by the coding sequence ATGACCACCGAAACGGTCTCCGAACGGGTCCAGACGTATCGGCGGCGGTTCGACGAGATCGACGCGAGGATCGCAGCCTGGATGGACCGGTGGGGTATCCCGGTGTTGCGGGTCGCCGTCGCCATAGTCTTCGTCTGGTTTGGCGCGCTCAAGGTCTTCGACGCCAGCCCCGCGGCCGAACTCGTTGCGGCGACGGTCTACCTCGTCCCACCGGAACTCTTCATCCCAGTCCTCGGGGTCTGGGAGATCCTCATCGGTCTCAGCCTCCTCTACCGGCCGCTCGTTCGCGTGGGAATCTTCCTCCTCTTTCTCCAGCTTCCAGGCACCTTCCTGCCGATCGTCTTACTTCCCGGCGTCGTCTTCACGATCTTCCCCTACGGACTCACCGTCGAAGGCCAGTACATCGTCAAGAACCTCGTCATCATCGGCGCGGCGCTCGTGATCGGCAGCACCGTCAGAAGCGACCTCGAGTGA
- a CDS encoding TrkH family potassium uptake protein — translation MRIRVAWRHSLTLTGTVLKWLAVPLCFPLVLAVYYGEPVAPFLATIVVTLALGLSFEQLESDGRLGPREAFLMVALTWLLVALVGAIPFVVAGHGTISHPVNAAFEAMSGLTTTGATVLRSFDEHAQSIMMWRQLIQWLGGLGILVLVTAVFSQLSVAGAQLMETETQYDNVNRLTPHIEDTARLILKLYTGLTAAAIGVLYSLYLLGLAPNMTLYNAVAHAFTSVATAGFSPEPLSIEAFEPIVHWALMPFMILGSTSFVLMYFVLQGNFDRLRNSEEFWFYVGSIVFFAGLVMTILTLEGNPTGDGFGDTVRQSAFNVVSIITTTGYANADFNAWSPFAKHLLFMCMFLGGMAGSTTCSIKSLRWLVVFKAFRRDLFTSFRPEAIRPVRLSGQPVDEETIRDVYSYTLVAVLGVFLVTLLIVVDGARTGLYDVGDGSFGEFEALGAAASTFLNIGPAFGPAGPYGTYDVFSTTTKAAMVVVMWVGRIEIIPVLVLLTPSFWRS, via the coding sequence ATGAGAATTCGGGTTGCCTGGCGACACAGTCTCACGCTTACCGGCACTGTCCTCAAGTGGCTCGCCGTGCCACTTTGTTTTCCACTCGTTCTCGCAGTCTACTACGGCGAACCGGTAGCGCCGTTTCTCGCGACGATCGTGGTCACGTTGGCACTCGGCCTCAGTTTCGAACAACTCGAGAGCGACGGCCGCCTCGGGCCTCGAGAGGCGTTTCTCATGGTCGCGTTAACCTGGCTGCTGGTCGCACTCGTCGGAGCGATTCCGTTCGTCGTTGCAGGACACGGAACGATTTCCCACCCCGTCAACGCGGCCTTCGAGGCGATGAGTGGGCTTACGACGACCGGCGCGACGGTACTCCGGAGTTTCGACGAACACGCCCAATCGATCATGATGTGGCGACAGCTCATCCAGTGGCTCGGCGGGCTCGGTATCCTCGTTCTCGTGACGGCGGTCTTCTCGCAGCTCTCGGTCGCTGGTGCACAGTTGATGGAGACGGAGACCCAGTACGACAACGTCAACAGGCTAACGCCACACATCGAAGACACCGCGCGCTTGATCCTGAAGCTGTACACGGGACTTACAGCGGCCGCGATCGGTGTTCTCTACTCGCTGTACCTGCTCGGACTCGCGCCGAACATGACACTTTACAACGCCGTCGCCCACGCCTTTACCAGCGTCGCGACTGCGGGTTTCTCGCCGGAGCCGCTGAGCATCGAGGCGTTCGAACCGATCGTCCACTGGGCGCTCATGCCTTTTATGATCCTCGGCTCGACCAGTTTCGTGCTGATGTACTTCGTCTTGCAGGGGAACTTCGATCGGCTCCGCAACAGCGAGGAGTTCTGGTTCTACGTCGGGTCGATCGTCTTCTTTGCCGGGCTGGTGATGACGATACTGACGCTCGAGGGGAATCCGACTGGTGACGGGTTCGGCGATACCGTTCGCCAGTCGGCGTTCAACGTCGTCTCGATTATCACGACGACTGGGTACGCAAACGCCGACTTCAACGCGTGGTCGCCGTTCGCCAAACACCTGCTTTTCATGTGTATGTTCCTCGGCGGGATGGCCGGGTCGACCACCTGTTCGATCAAGTCGCTACGGTGGCTGGTCGTCTTCAAGGCGTTTCGTCGGGACCTGTTTACGTCGTTTCGTCCGGAAGCGATCCGGCCAGTCAGGCTCAGCGGCCAGCCGGTCGACGAGGAGACGATCAGGGACGTCTACTCATACACGCTGGTCGCCGTCCTCGGCGTCTTCCTCGTGACGCTTTTGATCGTCGTCGACGGCGCACGGACCGGGCTCTACGACGTCGGCGACGGCAGCTTCGGCGAGTTCGAGGCTCTCGGTGCGGCCGCTTCGACGTTTTTGAACATTGGACCCGCGTTCGGTCCTGCCGGGCCGTACGGCACCTACGACGTGTTCTCGACGACGACCAAGGCCGCGATGGTGGTCGTGATGTGGGTCGGCCGCATCGAGATCATTCCAGTACTCGTGCTGCTCACGCCGTCGTTCTGGCGCTCGTGA
- a CDS encoding amino acid permease, translating into MSDEELAKDLGLISALAIGIGTMIGAGIFVLPGIAAQEAGPAVIISFIIGGLIAMINAFSVSELGTAMPKAGGAYYYINRALGPLFGSISGMGDWIGLAFASAFYAIGFGGYLADLLDGVVVPIPGVGELALLPTIAIGSFVLTEVQIGAVLAGIVFVAVNYMGAKETGGIQTAIVTLLLGILTVFTIVGFFSFDWSTVTVDGSYTPEGTGAILPGAALVFVSYLGYAKIATIGEELKNPGRNLPIAIIGSVGIVMAIYTIIVGLLMGLIPHEAFFLDTVEEAPMSYAAEIVFDYAFTVAGLEISLLGVGVTSISVGALLATASSANASILASARINFAMGRDKIVSDKLNAIHPRFATPYRSIAITGAMIIVFIVALGETVEILSSAASILHLVVYALINASLIVFRETNPPEYDPDFEVPFYPYLPISGFFLSLALIYFMDNLATAIAGAFVVFAVAWYFWYARTETELEGILGSYILDRSSEMPDAAVSAASAVRPSGGDEHTVVVPVSNPRTESNLLSLASVVAKANDGVVKAVHVVEVPDQTPLQEGSEHVKRIDEESQKLMEQVRESTETLDVPVEVTTVASHRGFEQIFDIASQEQADTVVMGWGPGRPWSAGRAEGPIDELTHDLPCDFLVFDDEGLETDRVLVPTAGGPDSVLSAEIARDVCDQFGSEVTLLHVVGDESEREAGETFLTEWASEHSLEDATIRVDVSGDIEGAIADAAEDHSLLVIGATERGLLSRLLRGSLAYDVVNDVDCSVVLAERPTERSLWERLFAR; encoded by the coding sequence ATGAGCGACGAAGAACTCGCCAAGGACCTCGGGCTGATTTCGGCCCTCGCGATCGGGATCGGGACGATGATCGGCGCGGGAATCTTCGTTCTACCCGGCATCGCCGCACAGGAAGCAGGGCCGGCGGTCATCATCTCCTTTATTATCGGCGGACTGATCGCCATGATCAACGCGTTCTCGGTGAGCGAACTCGGGACGGCGATGCCCAAGGCCGGCGGCGCGTACTACTACATCAACCGCGCGCTGGGGCCGCTGTTCGGTTCGATCTCCGGGATGGGCGACTGGATCGGACTCGCCTTCGCGAGCGCGTTCTACGCCATCGGGTTCGGCGGCTACCTGGCCGACCTGCTCGACGGAGTGGTGGTCCCGATCCCAGGAGTCGGTGAACTCGCACTCCTCCCGACGATCGCGATCGGCTCGTTCGTCCTCACTGAGGTCCAGATCGGAGCCGTACTCGCCGGAATCGTCTTCGTCGCCGTCAACTACATGGGCGCGAAAGAAACCGGCGGCATCCAGACCGCCATCGTCACACTTTTGCTCGGCATACTCACCGTCTTTACCATCGTCGGCTTCTTCTCGTTCGACTGGAGCACCGTCACCGTCGACGGCAGCTATACCCCCGAAGGGACCGGCGCGATCCTCCCCGGTGCGGCGCTCGTGTTCGTCTCCTATCTCGGCTACGCGAAGATCGCGACGATCGGCGAGGAACTCAAGAACCCCGGCCGCAACCTCCCGATCGCGATCATCGGCAGCGTCGGGATCGTGATGGCGATCTACACGATTATCGTCGGCCTCCTGATGGGCCTGATCCCACACGAGGCGTTCTTCCTCGATACCGTCGAGGAAGCACCGATGTCCTACGCCGCCGAGATCGTCTTCGACTACGCGTTCACGGTCGCCGGCCTCGAGATTTCTCTTCTCGGCGTCGGCGTGACCTCGATCAGCGTCGGCGCACTGCTCGCGACGGCCTCGAGTGCGAACGCGTCGATCCTCGCCTCGGCTCGCATCAACTTCGCGATGGGCCGGGACAAGATCGTCTCGGACAAACTCAACGCGATCCACCCCCGATTCGCGACGCCGTACCGATCGATCGCAATCACCGGTGCGATGATCATCGTCTTCATCGTCGCGCTCGGCGAGACCGTCGAGATCCTCTCGAGTGCGGCCAGCATCCTCCACCTTGTCGTCTACGCGCTGATCAACGCTTCGCTGATCGTCTTCCGCGAGACGAACCCGCCGGAGTACGATCCCGACTTCGAGGTGCCGTTCTACCCCTACCTGCCGATTTCCGGCTTCTTCCTCTCGCTCGCGCTGATCTACTTCATGGACAACCTCGCGACTGCGATCGCCGGCGCGTTCGTCGTGTTCGCGGTCGCCTGGTACTTCTGGTACGCCCGCACCGAGACCGAACTCGAGGGCATTCTCGGCTCGTACATTCTCGACCGCTCGAGTGAGATGCCGGACGCGGCGGTTTCCGCGGCGAGCGCCGTGCGGCCGTCCGGTGGCGACGAACACACGGTCGTCGTCCCGGTGTCGAATCCGCGAACCGAGTCGAACCTGCTCTCGCTTGCAAGCGTCGTCGCCAAGGCAAACGACGGCGTCGTCAAAGCAGTCCACGTCGTCGAAGTACCCGACCAGACACCCCTACAGGAAGGGTCCGAACACGTCAAGCGGATCGACGAGGAGTCCCAGAAACTCATGGAGCAGGTCCGGGAAAGCACTGAAACGCTGGACGTCCCCGTCGAGGTGACGACTGTCGCTTCCCACCGCGGCTTCGAGCAAATCTTCGACATCGCCAGTCAGGAGCAGGCCGACACCGTCGTCATGGGCTGGGGCCCCGGCCGACCGTGGTCGGCCGGCCGCGCCGAAGGGCCGATCGACGAACTCACCCACGACCTGCCCTGTGACTTCCTCGTGTTCGACGACGAGGGCCTCGAGACCGACCGCGTGCTCGTCCCGACCGCTGGCGGTCCCGACTCCGTTCTCAGCGCCGAAATCGCACGGGACGTGTGCGACCAGTTCGGCTCCGAGGTCACGCTGTTGCACGTCGTCGGCGACGAGAGCGAGCGGGAGGCCGGCGAAACGTTCCTCACCGAGTGGGCTAGCGAACACTCACTCGAGGACGCGACCATCCGGGTCGACGTCTCCGGCGACATCGAGGGAGCGATCGCCGACGCCGCCGAGGACCACTCGCTGTTGGTCATCGGGGCGACCGAACGCGGACTCCTCTCGCGGCTCCTCCGGGGGTCGCTCGCGTACGACGTCGTCAACGACGTCGACTGTTCGGTCGTGCTTGCTGAACGGCCGACGGAGCGTTCGCTGTGGGAGCGGCTGTTCGCCCGGTGA